A single window of Bordetella genomosp. 11 DNA harbors:
- a CDS encoding DUF1330 domain-containing protein, whose translation MTTPFPRFLEPTQQSGRAFVVRGMHGSIVMMNLLRFREIADYSRNPELAAKAPISGAEAFDRYIRHTLPLLRESGGELLFLGVGGPLLIGPEHERWDLLMMVRQSNAQSFLAFADNKEYLAGMGHRTAAVEDSRLLPVTQLDEAEFHKGMDR comes from the coding sequence ATGACCACTCCCTTTCCGCGGTTCCTGGAGCCGACGCAACAATCGGGTCGCGCGTTTGTAGTGCGAGGGATGCATGGCAGCATCGTCATGATGAACCTGTTGCGCTTTCGCGAAATTGCCGACTATTCCCGCAATCCGGAGTTAGCGGCAAAGGCCCCGATCAGCGGTGCTGAAGCGTTTGATCGCTACATCCGCCACACGCTTCCCTTGCTGCGCGAAAGCGGCGGTGAACTGCTATTTCTCGGTGTCGGAGGCCCCCTCTTGATCGGGCCCGAACACGAACGATGGGATCTGCTCATGATGGTTCGTCAAAGCAATGCCCAATCGTTCCTCGCTTTCGCGGACAACAAAGAGTACCTCGCCGGAATGGGGCACCGGACGGCTGCAGTCGAAGATTCACGCCTTCTTCCCGTCACTCA